Proteins from one Rhodoflexus caldus genomic window:
- a CDS encoding CRISPR-associated endonuclease Cas6, which yields MLLALPYLRISFNAPIDGRDIPMFRGAVAQTAGYEHTLFHNHTEDGFRYAYPLIQYKQIGGKPSIVCIGEGTQAISHLFQAGRPYDLRIGRRYVEMSIERLDARKHPLQIWDAPIRFQIRRWLPFSSESYAAYRSKTTDAERRELLEAVLRGQIMAFAKGVAWQLPPKEERPVVCRLLHLSEPVRHTIRDARLLAFDATFETNVSLPNLIGLGRHVSIGYGVVTQARKKE from the coding sequence ATGTTACTCGCTCTTCCCTATTTGCGCATCAGCTTCAATGCCCCCATTGACGGGCGCGATATCCCAATGTTTCGCGGTGCAGTCGCTCAAACCGCAGGCTACGAACACACCTTATTCCACAACCACACCGAAGACGGTTTCCGCTATGCCTACCCGTTGATTCAATACAAGCAAATCGGCGGCAAACCGAGCATCGTTTGTATAGGTGAAGGTACGCAAGCCATCAGCCACTTGTTCCAAGCCGGCAGACCGTACGACTTGCGCATCGGCAGGCGATACGTAGAAATGTCTATCGAGCGCTTGGATGCCCGCAAACACCCCTTGCAAATCTGGGATGCGCCCATCCGCTTTCAGATTCGCCGCTGGCTGCCTTTCAGTTCGGAAAGCTATGCCGCCTACCGCAGCAAAACCACCGACGCCGAGCGCCGCGAACTGTTAGAAGCTGTTTTGCGCGGGCAAATCATGGCATTTGCCAAAGGCGTGGCATGGCAACTGCCGCCCAAAGAAGAACGCCCCGTGGTGTGCCGTTTGCTGCACCTGAGCGAGCCTGTGCGCCACACCATCCGCGATGCCCGCCTGCTTGCCTTCGATGCTACCTTTGAAACCAACGTATCGCTGCCCAACCTCATCGGCTTAGGGCGACACGTGAGCATCGGCTACGGCGTTGTTACTCAGGCACGCAAAAAAGAGTAG